A genomic stretch from Bacteroidia bacterium includes:
- a CDS encoding PKD domain-containing protein — MNKKIFTLLIVIGFLWIGKSNAQCTADFGRNPRTACVGSPFVFYDLSTGGSNPKTWNWNFGPGATPATFNGQNPPNVTYSTTGTKTITLTYTTNGGGCTDVQQRDVDVVAQPTVTFTSNSPQCIGQQFNFTYTGSASLTYLWDFGVGANPSSSTIQNPQGITYSSAGTKNITLTINNGTCIQTSSQTITVSSTPTASFASTAPKCTGIAVDFINTGTSTGVNYSWDFGSGATPAISTSQNPTGVIYSTSGIKTVTLTVTNSTTGCAVTSTNTINIYQTPTSSFSSNAPVCENTAINFTNNSSTGIGVSYNWDFGVGATPATSTSQNPTNILYSSSGNKTVTLTVTNEFQCSAVST; from the coding sequence ATGAACAAGAAAATTTTTACTCTATTAATTGTAATCGGTTTTCTATGGATTGGAAAATCAAATGCACAATGTACGGCAGACTTTGGAAGAAACCCAAGAACCGCTTGTGTTGGAAGTCCTTTTGTATTTTATGATCTTTCAACTGGGGGTTCAAACCCTAAAACATGGAACTGGAATTTTGGTCCCGGAGCTACTCCTGCTACGTTTAACGGTCAAAATCCTCCAAATGTAACCTATTCTACAACTGGAACTAAAACAATTACACTTACTTATACAACTAATGGTGGTGGTTGTACAGATGTTCAACAAAGAGATGTTGATGTTGTTGCTCAACCAACTGTTACATTTACATCGAATAGTCCGCAGTGTATAGGTCAACAATTTAATTTTACATACACAGGTTCTGCCTCATTAACTTATTTGTGGGATTTTGGTGTAGGTGCGAACCCAAGCTCATCAACAATACAAAATCCTCAAGGAATTACATATTCATCTGCAGGAACAAAAAATATTACACTAACTATTAATAATGGCACATGTATTCAAACTTCATCACAAACGATTACAGTTTCTTCAACTCCTACTGCCAGTTTTGCATCAACAGCACCCAAATGTACTGGTATTGCAGTTGACTTTATAAATACTGGTACTTCCACAGGTGTAAATTATTCATGGGATTTTGGTTCAGGAGCTACCCCCGCAATATCAACTTCACAAAATCCCACAGGAGTAATTTATTCAACTTCCGGAATTAAAACAGTAACACTAACTGTAACAAATAGTACAACAGGCTGTGCTGTTACTTCAACTAATACTATTAATATATATCAGACACCGACTTCAAGTTTTAGCTCTAATGCACCGGTATGTGAAAATACTGCCATTAATTTTACGAATAACAGTTCTACAGGCATTGGTGTTTCATATAATTGGGATTTTGGAGTTGGAGCGACACCGGCAACATCTACATCACAAAATCCAACTAATATCCTATATAGTTCTTCAGGAAATAAAACTGTTACACTTACTGTTACAAACGAATTTCAATGCTCTGCGGTAAGTACTA